One genomic window of Pseudomonas sp. LFM046 includes the following:
- a CDS encoding RDD family protein, which translates to MPKHQLRPQGDFPKAGLVRRFAAIFYDFLLCVALLMVVTLLYQQVVLRLIYGGERLRQLADQGALSGDPLLSTLLVFALFGFFAKFWTHNGQTLGMQVWGIRVQNKDGSAISLWQALLRFVIAIGSWLALGLGFLWSLWDKDKRTWHDIYSETQVVHLPKGVHKK; encoded by the coding sequence ATGCCGAAACATCAGCTGCGCCCCCAGGGCGACTTTCCCAAAGCCGGACTGGTCCGCCGCTTCGCCGCGATCTTCTACGACTTCCTGCTCTGCGTCGCCCTGCTCATGGTGGTCACCCTCCTCTACCAACAGGTAGTGCTGCGCCTGATCTACGGCGGCGAACGCCTGCGCCAGCTGGCTGATCAGGGCGCCCTTTCCGGCGACCCATTGCTGTCGACCCTGCTGGTATTCGCCCTCTTCGGCTTCTTCGCCAAATTCTGGACTCACAATGGCCAGACCCTCGGCATGCAGGTCTGGGGCATTCGCGTGCAGAACAAGGACGGCTCGGCCATCAGCCTGTGGCAAGCGCTTCTGCGCTTCGTGATCGCCATCGGCTCCTGGCTGGCCCTCGGACTGGGCTTCCTCTGGAGCCTCTGGGACAAGGACAAGCGCACCTGGCATGACATCTACTCAGAGACCCAGGTCGTGCACCTACCCAAGGGCGTGCACAAAAAGTGA
- a CDS encoding cold-shock protein, with product MSNRQTGTVKWFNDEKGFGFITPESGPDLFVHFRAIEGSGFRSLKEGQKVTFEAVQGQKGMQADKVQVVN from the coding sequence ATGTCGAATCGTCAAACCGGCACCGTCAAGTGGTTCAACGACGAGAAAGGTTTTGGTTTCATCACCCCGGAAAGCGGCCCGGATCTGTTCGTTCACTTCCGCGCTATCGAAGGCTCCGGCTTCCGTAGCCTGAAAGAAGGCCAGAAGGTTACCTTCGAAGCCGTTCAAGGCCAGAAAGGCATGCAGGCTGACAAGGTTCAGGTCGTTAACTGA
- the queA gene encoding tRNA preQ1(34) S-adenosylmethionine ribosyltransferase-isomerase QueA: protein MRVADFHFELPEALIARHPLAERRASRLLVLDGETGALSHRHFADLLEYLRPGDLMVFNNTRVIPARLFGQKASGGKLEILVERVLDSHRVLAHVRSSKSPKPGSILLIDGGGEAEMIARHDALFELKFAEEVLPLLERVGHMPLPPYIDRPDDEADRERYQTVYARHAGAVAAPTAGLHFDQALLEAVAAKGVDTAFVTLHVGAGTFQPVRVERIEDHHMHREWLEVGQDVVDAVVACRARGGRVIAVGTTSVRSLESAARDGQLKAFSGDTDIFLYPGRPFHVVDALVTNFHLPESTLLMLVSAFAGYPETMAAYAAAVEQGYRFFSYGDAMFITRNPAPRGPEDQA from the coding sequence ATGCGCGTAGCCGACTTCCATTTCGAGCTTCCCGAAGCTCTTATTGCCCGTCACCCCCTGGCCGAGCGTCGCGCCAGCCGCCTTCTTGTTCTGGACGGTGAAACCGGAGCCCTGAGCCATCGGCACTTCGCCGACCTGCTGGAATACCTGCGTCCCGGCGATCTGATGGTGTTCAACAACACCCGGGTGATCCCTGCGCGCCTGTTCGGCCAGAAGGCGTCAGGCGGAAAGCTGGAAATACTTGTCGAGCGCGTCCTGGACAGCCATCGCGTGCTGGCTCACGTGCGCTCCAGCAAGTCCCCCAAGCCGGGGTCGATCCTGCTGATCGATGGCGGCGGCGAGGCCGAGATGATCGCCCGTCACGATGCCCTGTTTGAGCTGAAGTTCGCCGAAGAGGTCCTGCCCTTGCTGGAGCGCGTCGGCCACATGCCGTTGCCTCCCTATATAGACAGGCCGGACGACGAGGCGGATCGCGAACGCTACCAGACTGTCTATGCCCGGCATGCCGGCGCCGTCGCGGCACCCACGGCCGGTCTGCATTTCGACCAGGCCCTGCTGGAGGCGGTCGCCGCCAAGGGTGTCGATACCGCATTCGTCACCCTGCACGTGGGCGCTGGTACCTTCCAGCCAGTACGGGTGGAGCGCATCGAGGATCACCACATGCACCGCGAATGGCTCGAAGTGGGCCAGGACGTGGTCGATGCCGTGGTGGCTTGCCGTGCCCGTGGCGGCCGGGTGATCGCCGTTGGCACCACCAGCGTGCGCTCTCTGGAAAGCGCCGCGCGGGATGGCCAGCTGAAGGCCTTCAGTGGTGATACCGACATCTTCCTGTACCCGGGGCGGCCCTTCCATGTGGTCGATGCCCTGGTCACCAACTTCCATCTGCCCGAATCCACCCTGCTGATGCTGGTCTCGGCCTTTGCTGGCTATCCGGAGACCATGGCCGCCTACGCTGCAGCGGTCGAGCAGGGGTACCGATTCTTCAGTTACGGTGATGCCATGTTCATCACCCGCAATCCCGCCCCGCGCGGACCCGAGGACCAAGCATGA
- the tgt gene encoding tRNA guanosine(34) transglycosylase Tgt, which translates to MNFELLATDGRARRGRLTFPRGVVETPAFMPVGTYGTVKGMLPRDIEGIGAQIILGNTFHLWLRPGMEVIKRHGDLHDFMQWKGPILTDSGGFQVFSLGAMRKIKEEGVTFASPVDGAKVFMGPEESMQVQRDLGSDIVMIFDECTPYPADFDTAKRSMELSLRWAKRSKTAHGESTAALFGIVQGGMHEELRMRSLEGLSEIGFDGLAIGGLSVGEPKEEMIRVLDFLPGRMPADKPRYLMGVGKPEDLVEGVRRGVDMFDCVMPTRNARNGHLFIETGVLKIRNSVHKHDESPLDASCDCYTCKNFSRAYLHHLDKCGEMLGSMLNTIHNLRHYQRLMAGLREAIQQGKLAAFVDAFYARRGLPTPPLD; encoded by the coding sequence ATGAACTTCGAGCTGCTGGCCACTGACGGCAGGGCCCGTCGCGGCCGCCTGACCTTCCCTCGTGGCGTCGTCGAGACGCCAGCCTTCATGCCTGTAGGAACCTACGGCACCGTGAAAGGGATGCTGCCGCGCGACATCGAGGGCATCGGCGCCCAGATCATCCTCGGCAACACCTTCCACCTCTGGCTGCGGCCGGGCATGGAGGTGATCAAGCGTCACGGCGACCTGCACGATTTCATGCAGTGGAAGGGGCCGATCCTCACCGATTCCGGTGGCTTCCAGGTGTTCAGCCTTGGTGCCATGCGCAAGATCAAGGAAGAGGGCGTGACCTTCGCCTCCCCGGTGGACGGCGCCAAGGTGTTCATGGGGCCCGAGGAGTCCATGCAGGTCCAGCGCGACCTGGGCTCCGACATCGTGATGATCTTCGACGAGTGCACGCCTTATCCAGCGGATTTCGATACCGCCAAGCGCTCCATGGAACTGTCCCTGCGCTGGGCCAAGCGCTCCAAGACGGCCCACGGCGAAAGCACCGCTGCGCTGTTCGGCATCGTCCAGGGCGGCATGCACGAAGAGCTGCGCATGCGTTCCCTGGAAGGGCTCAGCGAGATCGGCTTCGACGGCCTGGCCATTGGTGGCCTGTCCGTGGGGGAGCCGAAGGAAGAGATGATCCGTGTGCTGGATTTCCTGCCTGGCCGGATGCCGGCGGACAAGCCGCGCTACCTGATGGGCGTCGGCAAGCCGGAAGACCTGGTGGAGGGCGTGCGTCGCGGGGTGGATATGTTCGACTGCGTGATGCCGACCCGAAACGCTCGAAACGGCCACCTGTTCATCGAAACCGGCGTGCTGAAGATTCGCAATTCGGTGCACAAGCACGATGAGTCGCCGCTGGATGCGAGCTGCGACTGTTACACCTGCAAGAACTTCTCCCGCGCTTATCTCCACCACCTGGATAAATGCGGCGAAATGCTGGGCAGCATGCTGAATACCATCCACAACTTGCGCCATTACCAGCGCCTGATGGCTGGTTTGCGCGAGGCTATCCAACAGGGTAAATTGGCCGCCTTTGTCGATGCCTTCTATGCCCGTCGCGGCCTGCCAACGCCGCCGCTGGATTGA
- the yajC gene encoding preprotein translocase subunit YajC codes for MSFLIPAAYADAAAPAAAAGPAGTGFEWVFLIGFLVIFYLMIWRPQAKRAKEHKNLLSGLQKGDEVVTSGGIAGKVTKVTDDFVVIEVSDSVELKFQKGAIAATLPKGTLKAI; via the coding sequence ATGAGCTTTCTGATTCCCGCCGCCTATGCCGACGCCGCTGCACCGGCCGCCGCTGCCGGTCCCGCCGGTACTGGTTTCGAGTGGGTTTTTCTGATCGGCTTCCTGGTCATCTTCTATCTGATGATCTGGCGTCCCCAGGCCAAGCGCGCCAAGGAGCACAAGAACCTGCTCTCCGGCCTGCAGAAGGGTGACGAAGTGGTCACCTCCGGTGGCATCGCCGGCAAGGTCACCAAGGTCACCGATGACTTCGTGGTCATCGAAGTGTCCGACAGCGTCGAGCTGAAGTTCCAGAAAGGCGCTATCGCGGCAACCCTGCCGAAGGGCACCCTGAAAGCCATCTAA